The following are encoded together in the Silurus meridionalis isolate SWU-2019-XX chromosome 2, ASM1480568v1, whole genome shotgun sequence genome:
- the col21a1 gene encoding collagen alpha-1(XXI) chain isoform X4, with translation MNITTSFNIGQKFTQIGVVQYSDEPDLHIPLGKHHSTKDLIKAMESIEYMGGNTNTGKAIKFANEKLFALSERGPNGASKIAVVLTDGKSQDSVKEAAEAARKKGIILFAIGVGAETEEAELKTIANKPSSTYVFYVEDYKAISKIREVIRQKLCEETVCPNKIPIDSRDEKGFDILFHLKLAKKAKKTQGSFYGMKAYQVTPRDDLTENTRALFPDGLPPSYVFVATLKYKGSVLTEDWDLWRIQTTDGEPQMAVTLNGLKRTVTFTTTSTTQGGTQMVVFTKSPAKKLFDERWHQLRLLVTEEDVTLYVDDLEIESLTLEPPAGIFINGKTQVGKYVRKETTVPFEIQKLRIYCDPEQNNRETACEIPGVDGECASGPADIDPTPEPCVCPPGAPGTAGQKGESGRPGDPGKPGPAGADGKPGAPGPRGNTGLQGPPGMAGLRGADGYKGNKGSLGEPGERGVPGLPGPTGQPGEKGASGSQGVQGTPGKDGQQGEKGNSGSAGPPGYPGQPGTNGRDGKDGIPGRIGQKGDPGTPGIPGQDGTQGHPGLPGMPGGEGQRGLKGETGLPGPKGAKGTPGDNGEMGLPGIPGPSGLPGPKGSKGDTGMQGQPGLPGQQGQSGEPGNPGQTGHPGMPGIEGSKGEIGAPGERGQAGLKGDKGDLGKPGPNGLTGLTGQKGEKGTTGESGQRGQIGHQGQPGLPGQPGPPGPIGQMGVIGQTGPPGPEGRPGRELSEQRIQQICREVLRSEIPSLLLSTQHSQQRSCEHCHSRPGHPGPAGPRGPQGSRGFPGAPGSNGMQGHRGLPGRPGIPGMKGDPGEKGEKGNQGRSGIGDPGQPGLQGPMGPPGVSNPGHPGAPGMPGRDGEEGKKGYPGQPGPPGVCHPSMCYGAVLRRDPFFKGPNY, from the exons ATGAACATCACGACAAGCTTTAACATTGGCCAGAAGTTCACTCAAATTGGTGTGGTTCAATACAGTGATGAACCTGATTTACACATACCGCTGGGAAAACATCACTCAACCAAAGACCTAATCAAAGCCATGGAGTCCATAGAATACATGGGGGGCAACACTAACACTGGAAAAGCTATCAAGTTTGCCAATGAGAAGCTGTTTGCACTATCGGAGCGTGGTCCAAACGGGGCTTCAAAAATCGCCGTGGTTCTGACGGACGGGAAGTCGCAGGATTCCGTGAAGGAAGCCGCAGAGGCGGCACGGAAAAAAGGGATAATACTCTTTGCTATTGGTGTTGGGGCTGAAACAGAGGAGGCGGAGCTAAAAACAATCGCCAACAAGCCGTCCTCCACCTATGTTTTTTATGTCGAAGACTATAAAGCCATCTCCAAGATTCGTGAAGTAATTCGACAGAAGTTGTGTGAAG AAACTGTCTGCCCAAACAAAATACCAATTGACTCTCGGGATGAGAAGGGATTTGATATTCTTTTTCACCTGAAATTGGCCAAAAAGgctaaaaaaacacaaggatCCTTTTATGGAATGAAAGCCTACCAAGTGACGCCCAGAGATGATTTAACGGAAAATACCAG GGCTTTGTTTCCCGATGGACTTCCACCATCGTACGTGTTTGTGGCCACGCTTAAATACAAAGGCTCCGTCCTAACGGAGGACTGGGATCTCTGGAGGATACAGACCACAGATGGAGAGCCTCAGATGGCAGTAACTTTAAATGGCTTGAAGAGGACGGTGACATTCACTACTACGAGTACGACACAAGGCGGAACACAGATGGTGGTCTTCACCAAATCACCAGCAAAA AAACTTTTCGATGAGAGATGGCATCAGCTTCGTCTTCTGGTGACAGAGGAAGACGTAACGCTTTATGTTGACGACTTGGAAATCGAAAGCTTAACGCTGGAACCTCCTGCTGGCATTTTTATCAATGGAAAAACACAAGTTGGGAAATATGTCCGAAAAGAAACAACAGTTCCT TTTGAAATCCAGAAACTACGAATCTACTGTGATCCAGAGCAGAATAACCGGGAAACTGCTTGTGAAATACCTGGAGTT gATGGAGAG TGTGCCAGTGGACCAGCTGATATCGATCCAACCCCAGAGCCATGCGTCTGTCCACCTGGGGCGCCTGGTACTGCAGGCCAAAAG GGGGAATCAGGAAGACCTGGGGATCCCGGCAAACCTGGTCCTGCTGGTGCTGATGGTAAGCCT GGTGCACCCGGGCCGAGAGGAAACACTGGTCTTCAAGGTCCTCCTGGCATGGCA GGGCTTCGTGGAGCAGATGGATACAAGGGGAATAAAGGAAGTCTTGGGGAACCT GGTGAACGAGGAGTCCCGGGGTTACCTGGACCTACGGGTCAACCGGGTGAAAAG GGAGCATCCGGTTCTCAAGGTGTGCAGGGGACGCCAGGAAAAGATGGGCAACAG GGTGAAAAAGGAAACAGCGGATCTGCTGGTCCACCTGGTTATCCAGGGCAACCT GGGACAAATGGACGAGATGGGAAAGATGGAATTCCAGGAAGGATTGGGCAAAAG GGTGATCCTGGTACTCCTGGAATTCCTGGCCAAGATGGGACACAAGGACATCCT GGACTACCAGGAATGCCTGGAGGTGAAGGCCAAAGGGGATTAAAG GGTGAGACTGGATTACCAGGACCAAAGGGAGCAAAAGGCACCCCAGGAGACAAT GGTGAGATGGGTTTGCCTGGAATACCTGGTCCATCTGGATTACCTGGACCTAAG GGTAGTAAAGGAGACACTGGTATGCAGGGTCAACCAGGGCTACCTGGGCaacag ggTCAATCTGGTGAACCTGGCAACCCAGGACAGACAGGACATCCTGGAATGCCTGGTATAGAAGGATCTAAG GGTGAAATCGGAGCTCCAGGTGAAAGAGGGCAAGCG GGATTGAAAGGTGACAAAGGAGATCTGGGAAAACCTGGTCCTAAC GGTTTAACTGGGCTGACAGGACAAAAAGGAGAG AAAGGGACAACAGGAGAGTCTGGACAGAGGGGACAGATAGGTCACCAGGGACAACCGGGTCTGCCAGGTCAACCAGGTCCTCCTGGGCCCATCGGGCAGATGGGGGTCATTGGGCAAACTGGGCCACCTGGACCTGAAGGACGACCT GGAAGAGAGTTGTCTGAGCAACGCATTCAGCAGATCTGCAGAGAAGTCCTTCGAT CAGAGATTCCCTCACTTCTTCTTAGTACCCAACACAGTCAGCAGAGAAGTTGCGAACACTGCCACTCAAGGCCAGGACATCCTGGACCAGCAGGACCAAGAGGTCCACAGGGTTCCAGAGGTTTTCCAGGAGCACCAGGATCAAATGGAATGCAGGGACACAGAGGTTTACCTGGACGGCCTGGAATTCCAGGCATGAAAG GTGATCCGGGAGAAAAGGGCGAAAAAGGAAATCAAGGACGATCCGGAATTGGAGATCCAGGTCAACCGGGACTTCAAG gtCCGATGGGTCCCCCAGGTGTCAGCAATCCTGGTCACCCAGGTGCCCCCGGGATGCCTGGACGGGACGGGGAAGAGGGGAAGAAGGGATATCCGGGACAACCTGGGCCGCCAGGTGTGTGTCATCCGTCTATGTGTTACGGTGCAGTTTTAAGAAGGGACCCTTTTTTTAAGGGGCCAAATTATTGA
- the col21a1 gene encoding collagen alpha-1(XXI) chain isoform X3 yields MRSMHFVFWCVYVMFLHLFCTAQNEDMRLSCRTAPSDLVFILDGSWSVDDTNFEIVKRWLMNITTSFNIGQKFTQIGVVQYSDEPDLHIPLGKHHSTKDLIKAMESIEYMGGNTNTGKAIKFANEKLFALSERGPNGASKIAVVLTDGKSQDSVKEAAEAARKKGIILFAIGVGAETEEAELKTIANKPSSTYVFYVEDYKAISKIREVIRQKLCEETVCPNKIPIDSRDEKGFDILFHLKLAKKAKKTQGSFYGMKAYQVTPRDDLTENTRALFPDGLPPSYVFVATLKYKGSVLTEDWDLWRIQTTDGEPQMAVTLNGLKRTVTFTTTSTTQGGTQMVVFTKSPAKKLFDERWHQLRLLVTEEDVTLYVDDLEIESLTLEPPAGIFINGKTQVGKYVRKETTVPFEIQKLRIYCDPEQNNRETACEIPGVDGECASGPADIDPTPEPCVCPPGAPGTAGQKGESGRPGDPGKPGPAGADGKPGAPGPRGNTGLQGPPGMAGLRGADGYKGNKGSLGEPGERGVPGLPGPTGQPGEKGASGSQGVQGTPGKDGQQGEKGNSGSAGPPGYPGQPGTNGRDGKDGIPGRIGQKGDPGTPGIPGQDGTQGHPGLPGMPGGEGQRGLKGETGLPGPKGAKGTPGDNGEMGLPGIPGPSGLPGPKGSKGDTGMQGQPGLPGQQGQSGEPGNPGQTGHPGMPGIEGSKGEIGAPGERGQAGLKGDKGDLGKPGPNGLTGLTGQKGEKGTTGESGQRGQIGHQGQPGLPGQPGPPGPIGQMGVIGQTGPPGPEGRPGRELSEQRIQQICREVLRSEIPSLLLSTQHSQQRSCEHCHSRPGHPGPAGPRGPQGSRGFPGAPGSNGMQGHRGLPGRPGIPGMKGDPGEKGEKGNQGRSGIGDPGQPGLQGPMGPPGVSNPGHPGAPGMPGRDGEEGKKGYPGQPGPPGVCHPSMCYGAVLRRDPFFKGPNY; encoded by the exons ATGAGATCCATGCATTTTGTCTTTTGGTGTGTGTACGTCATGTTTCTTCACTTATTTTGCACAGCCCAAAATGAAGACATGAGATTAA GTTGCAGAACTGCTCCAAGTGACTTAGTATTCATCCTTGATGGCTCCTGGAGTGTGGATGACACAAATTTCGAGATCGTTAAACGGTGGCTGATGAACATCACGACAAGCTTTAACATTGGCCAGAAGTTCACTCAAATTGGTGTGGTTCAATACAGTGATGAACCTGATTTACACATACCGCTGGGAAAACATCACTCAACCAAAGACCTAATCAAAGCCATGGAGTCCATAGAATACATGGGGGGCAACACTAACACTGGAAAAGCTATCAAGTTTGCCAATGAGAAGCTGTTTGCACTATCGGAGCGTGGTCCAAACGGGGCTTCAAAAATCGCCGTGGTTCTGACGGACGGGAAGTCGCAGGATTCCGTGAAGGAAGCCGCAGAGGCGGCACGGAAAAAAGGGATAATACTCTTTGCTATTGGTGTTGGGGCTGAAACAGAGGAGGCGGAGCTAAAAACAATCGCCAACAAGCCGTCCTCCACCTATGTTTTTTATGTCGAAGACTATAAAGCCATCTCCAAGATTCGTGAAGTAATTCGACAGAAGTTGTGTGAAG AAACTGTCTGCCCAAACAAAATACCAATTGACTCTCGGGATGAGAAGGGATTTGATATTCTTTTTCACCTGAAATTGGCCAAAAAGgctaaaaaaacacaaggatCCTTTTATGGAATGAAAGCCTACCAAGTGACGCCCAGAGATGATTTAACGGAAAATACCAG GGCTTTGTTTCCCGATGGACTTCCACCATCGTACGTGTTTGTGGCCACGCTTAAATACAAAGGCTCCGTCCTAACGGAGGACTGGGATCTCTGGAGGATACAGACCACAGATGGAGAGCCTCAGATGGCAGTAACTTTAAATGGCTTGAAGAGGACGGTGACATTCACTACTACGAGTACGACACAAGGCGGAACACAGATGGTGGTCTTCACCAAATCACCAGCAAAA AAACTTTTCGATGAGAGATGGCATCAGCTTCGTCTTCTGGTGACAGAGGAAGACGTAACGCTTTATGTTGACGACTTGGAAATCGAAAGCTTAACGCTGGAACCTCCTGCTGGCATTTTTATCAATGGAAAAACACAAGTTGGGAAATATGTCCGAAAAGAAACAACAGTTCCT TTTGAAATCCAGAAACTACGAATCTACTGTGATCCAGAGCAGAATAACCGGGAAACTGCTTGTGAAATACCTGGAGTT gATGGAGAG TGTGCCAGTGGACCAGCTGATATCGATCCAACCCCAGAGCCATGCGTCTGTCCACCTGGGGCGCCTGGTACTGCAGGCCAAAAG GGGGAATCAGGAAGACCTGGGGATCCCGGCAAACCTGGTCCTGCTGGTGCTGATGGTAAGCCT GGTGCACCCGGGCCGAGAGGAAACACTGGTCTTCAAGGTCCTCCTGGCATGGCA GGGCTTCGTGGAGCAGATGGATACAAGGGGAATAAAGGAAGTCTTGGGGAACCT GGTGAACGAGGAGTCCCGGGGTTACCTGGACCTACGGGTCAACCGGGTGAAAAG GGAGCATCCGGTTCTCAAGGTGTGCAGGGGACGCCAGGAAAAGATGGGCAACAG GGTGAAAAAGGAAACAGCGGATCTGCTGGTCCACCTGGTTATCCAGGGCAACCT GGGACAAATGGACGAGATGGGAAAGATGGAATTCCAGGAAGGATTGGGCAAAAG GGTGATCCTGGTACTCCTGGAATTCCTGGCCAAGATGGGACACAAGGACATCCT GGACTACCAGGAATGCCTGGAGGTGAAGGCCAAAGGGGATTAAAG GGTGAGACTGGATTACCAGGACCAAAGGGAGCAAAAGGCACCCCAGGAGACAAT GGTGAGATGGGTTTGCCTGGAATACCTGGTCCATCTGGATTACCTGGACCTAAG GGTAGTAAAGGAGACACTGGTATGCAGGGTCAACCAGGGCTACCTGGGCaacag ggTCAATCTGGTGAACCTGGCAACCCAGGACAGACAGGACATCCTGGAATGCCTGGTATAGAAGGATCTAAG GGTGAAATCGGAGCTCCAGGTGAAAGAGGGCAAGCG GGATTGAAAGGTGACAAAGGAGATCTGGGAAAACCTGGTCCTAAC GGTTTAACTGGGCTGACAGGACAAAAAGGAGAG AAAGGGACAACAGGAGAGTCTGGACAGAGGGGACAGATAGGTCACCAGGGACAACCGGGTCTGCCAGGTCAACCAGGTCCTCCTGGGCCCATCGGGCAGATGGGGGTCATTGGGCAAACTGGGCCACCTGGACCTGAAGGACGACCT GGAAGAGAGTTGTCTGAGCAACGCATTCAGCAGATCTGCAGAGAAGTCCTTCGAT CAGAGATTCCCTCACTTCTTCTTAGTACCCAACACAGTCAGCAGAGAAGTTGCGAACACTGCCACTCAAGGCCAGGACATCCTGGACCAGCAGGACCAAGAGGTCCACAGGGTTCCAGAGGTTTTCCAGGAGCACCAGGATCAAATGGAATGCAGGGACACAGAGGTTTACCTGGACGGCCTGGAATTCCAGGCATGAAAG GTGATCCGGGAGAAAAGGGCGAAAAAGGAAATCAAGGACGATCCGGAATTGGAGATCCAGGTCAACCGGGACTTCAAG gtCCGATGGGTCCCCCAGGTGTCAGCAATCCTGGTCACCCAGGTGCCCCCGGGATGCCTGGACGGGACGGGGAAGAGGGGAAGAAGGGATATCCGGGACAACCTGGGCCGCCAGGTGTGTGTCATCCGTCTATGTGTTACGGTGCAGTTTTAAGAAGGGACCCTTTTTTTAAGGGGCCAAATTATTGA